From the genome of Chaetodon trifascialis isolate fChaTrf1 chromosome 4, fChaTrf1.hap1, whole genome shotgun sequence:
ctGAAATTAATACAAATGGATTTTGTCACTCCTgctaattttattttgtcttttagtgaatttcatctctctctgcagacagtgAATTAGGTTTGATCTACAACTTGAAATATGATGCTTTTTGCcaatatttgtttacattttggtaAATTTTCATCACTAAAAGGTTGCTGAATTACCTATTAGCAGTTTTTGTTTGCCAGAAGTGAAGCCATGGATATACAGACAGCCGTTACTGAATTACTTtgaaagtaaataaaacacTATTATTCTCAAGCAAGTTTTGTACTCAGAGAAGCACATTTTTTCTAGACTTTCTAAACGGATATTGGATGTTTATTGACTGAAGTATGATTCCAAAAAGAGGTCAATTGGGTCTTAAAGTTAATTGCATTCTCTGGGAGGTGTCAAAGCCGCTACTACAGTTCCAACCCTGAACCAAACTGCAATAAgtgactgcctgtgtgtgtgactgagagtgtgtgcgtgtgtgtgtgtgtttgtgtgtgtgttttaagtttGACAGAAGAAACTGTAAGCTTTCATGAGAGCAACTTTCAACCTGAAGAATAGTCCCTGTCCAGAAACACTTTACACCATTCTTGACATTGCCAGTTTTATAGTTGCCTGCATTATAAGTGTGTGTGGTTACATTAAGCTCTGAGCTTCAAGAGCACATGTGCAGCAGTGAATTTCATCATATGTAAGTTCCCAAAATGACAGGTTTCACTCACTCATGAGAGGTGTTGTCTCCCCAGTGACAGGCAGCAGGTCGTTCATGATGAGCAGGAAGACCGTGTAGCCCAGGATGAGGGTCATCTTGAAGGAGGACCGGTCCACACTTTGGGgaggcagcaggaagctgaagaggtcCACTGTGATGAGGAAGCAGCTGGGGATCAGCAGGTTCACCACGTAGAGGACTGGCCTGCGTCTCAGAATGAGCTTTGAGCAGACACAGGTACAACACCTTGAGATTTTAGTCAGACTTTTGAACATTCATCTGTTCAGATTGAGACAGAAGCATTCACTGTGGGTTTCTTGACCACATTGGATGTGTGTTGTCATGTGTATGCCAGTttaacatttgtatttctgcctctcaatgaaaacaaaaggcatAGTTCGATGCTGTGAAGTAGCAtaggatcatgggagttgttgtctaCATACACATTGAACAGCCACCATTGCTTATTAAATCTATCTGACATGACTCAGGCAGAAATGTTCACAGAACAAATGAACCAAATGAAACACTGATATTTTGagtaaaaatgacacatttctctGGGTCTGCACATTCCTGAAAATGTGGGATAATGTAAAAACACCGCTCAACAATAAGTCTAGTCACAGAAATGTTCCTGTTCATAttatgtctttaaaaaaaatcaacactgaAGACATATGGAGATAATGATAAGACTACTATTTACATTGGCAAATGATAAATTCATGCATTACAGCCGTCTAACTGTTAAGGTGTGGGACAGCCTCTTTTCATTGCATgctgaattgtgtgtgtgtagaaattGTGAGTCCAGGTCCTcccagaaaaataaaaacagatgcgCTAGAATGATTCAATATATAgatatttcactttttatctACTGCTCTAAGTCAACTAACAACTATTACATTAGGAAATGGAGGAGTGTCATTCTTAAGTGGCAGGCTGATTGGGGTTTGACATGTATCATTGTTAGTTTAAAACAGTCTGCTGATTTCTTCTATACTCACAGTAAACAAGTAAAGAGTGTAGAATTCGGTATGTTCAGCTATCACAATTCAAAATAAGCGATAATAGAATCATTAGAATAATTAATAACACTTACATTGTATTTTAGCTCAGAGTAACTTCCTGCACTTATCACCAGGTTAGAAGAAGAAACAGTGATATCTGCCAGGTCCCACTCCCCGCTGGTCTCCAGCACAGCTTTTGACTCCTCCAGGATGTCCTCAGCTGTGGTGCTGTTAAAAACCCTTATGTCCGAAGCTTGAAAAATATTTGAcagcacagttttgttttgagtTATCAGAAGCCCAAAGTTTAGGTTTAGTTTAGAAATCAACAATTGTAGTTCAAGATCGGACTCTTCAAGCAAGCTTACCAAAGTGTAGAAATGATCcaaaggtcagagtgcagtTTTGGATATCGAAGGGGAAAGTATAGATTATTAATTTGCAGGCGGTGACCACTCTGACGGGCTTATCATCATATACATGACCTGTGTTGTACAAGTAGACATAGGGAGTTTGGGGAGATTCTTCCTCATCCATGCTGGAAAAGACAATACAAAAACAACCTTTTATTAATTGGTAACTGAATTCTTAAAGgaagaaagcaaagaagaaagaaggttcacataattaatcattaaaattTGTGTTAAATTTTCAACCACAATTTTTAAAAAGCCCTAACTTGTAGCATGATTGAAAGGGTGCATGGAGGTTTGCCTCTCTTCTGTCAGGCTTACAGCATCTAAGATTGCTGACATCATTTCAGGTGTTCATTTTACTTTAAGGTGTTCATTTCTCTGATTTGAATAATACTTTGACAAACTACCGAACATCCTTTTAACTTACAACTCTGAGATGTGGATGTCGGGGATCCAAAGGTTTTCCCGAAGGATGGAGACTCGTGTAGCTCCACATTCCTTCTCATCCCAGCTCAGCCCCTCTATATCCCACTCCTGTGTTAAACAGAACAATCCAAATGTGAGGCACAGTTCAGAAAATGCCACCCACTTGAGTTGTGTCActataaattaagaaaaaaaaacaaaaaaacaaaaaacgatgataagaaaaaaaaattgttgtgCTagaatcacattaaaaaaaaaaatctgcacatttAGAAACTTACCAGAATCCTCCATATGACTGTGGTCAGGGTTTGGGATTTTTCATCCTATGGGTGAGACACGTTAATTAGTGCCAATAATACAGATTAATCATGAATTTGAATCAATGACCGTTAAAACTTTCGAATAGGTTTTTCGTGTGGACTCACCACTCCTGCAATGCCCACAATAGTGATCGTGATGGTTACGTTCAGTGGATCTGAAAAGCTGTTTACAGGACGCACCATTTTGTCAGGGAATAAATCTTTCTCAAGTGCATTAATCAAGGATTTCGGTGTTGGGCTGGTGCAGTTCAATGCTTCAACAAAACCTGggtttaaaaagagaaaacaaaagacaaagtttCTGAGACAGCCTTTATGTGCATATGCAAGTATTCAGTTGTTTCATTGTCATGGGCACGGAAGCATTACAGCCTTCTGTGCACACATTATGGGAAagtaacattgttttttttaccctgTTATCTTAACATCCCAAGTAAATGATCCTGTTATCTCGTGGTAACTCAGATTTAGGGTGAGGCAGTGACCACGGCCTCCACACAATTAATGTGGAGGCCAAAAAAGTGTTCATAAAATACACAGAGCCATTATTTACGACTTAAAAACTGTTCACAAGGGGTGAGTCATTAGATAAGACAGGTaatattgctttttcttttttcttttttaaatcaaactTGCCTAATAACCTtgataatttaaaaaaaaaaaaaatcaaaataaagagaagaaatccctgattttcttttgaaaaatagAAGCTAGAAATAGTGAATAAATGCCTGAATAGAAACAAGGACTGAAACAATATTTCTTAATGAGCTAACTCATTTAGTCAAATGACTATTATTTAATTTAGGGAAACTTCTGGCATATATTAATCTATtaattgtcttgttttttatcACCACATATATATTTGTACATAATATATGTACAGTGAGAGAATGCAGTAATtatattgtatttcatttaagattcttattttattattttctgacaaagaatcaaacaaaaaatagacttagacttagactggTATTTGAATGTGTGCAGGATCAGAAGTAACTGAAGTGTCCTTCAACGGCCAGCTTGGACTTGCTCAGCTGGCAGATCATCGTTTTGTGAATAGTCAAAATATCTTCCCGCCTTACCGTGAAGCAGcatgaaacagatgaaaatgagCTCCGCAGCCTTGATCTCTGTCATTTTCAGTCTCGGTTAAACCTTTATCACAAAAATGgcttcaaaatacaaaacaaaaaagtctgTGGTCTGCTCCATCGGATCAACACGTTCTGTGTTGACTCTGGAATTGTAAACCGTAGCATGACTCCAGCCTTTTAGGTATTCCCACTTGCTTGCAGGGATGTGCTCATCTAATGACTGTTTGCATAATGCATGCTGAATTGTACAACAGGTTTTTGAATCATCTTCAGGGGGATTTATCTGATATAGGTCAACAACTGCACTTACTCGTGACAGCTGAGgtcaaagcaaacacaacactAACAACTGGCCTGGTGGCCCCTGGTGGTGTGCCAGTTTGACTTTCAGAGGACTGTGCAAAAATTATACTGTACCATGTTAGCATACTCAATGATGAGGTTGACGCTTTTGTTCAAGAGGAACAGTCTGGCAACATGTTGTCTGAGAGGTTGTCTCATAAGGATATGTTGTCAGGGACCTGTGAATGTCTTGAAGATGAAGGTCTCAATTCTTCAAGCAGATATTGAGATAAGGTTCaatcagaggatcaccaaaatcAGCAGGACACaacctcatgaatgtctgtgcaaaagtCCATTCTAATCCATTCAGCCATTgtttagatatttcagtctggaggaAGTGGTGGAGCCACTGACCAACAGACTGACGATGCTATCTCTCAGGCcacactgctagcatggctaaaactATGGCCCGCTGATTTGACTGAAGGAACAAATACTACTCAATCGTGCTTCAGGTTACATTGGTAATGAATTGTCACTAATTAAACTGGCCTGCGGTATTTTCACTGGGTTGCAAGTTTTGTTATGTCAAAAGCTTGTGGagaaaaatgtttgactttgaatTAATGATAACTTTTTTACTACTCCATAATTCAGTCTAACCTGTTAACTGTTCTCAGTGGAGATAGCATTGGTTTTAACAAAACATTAGCAACTGATGTCATTTTCAATCAGTACTAAGGCTCTGTTAGCCATATGTACAGTTAGCATAAATGAATAAAGTTCATGGAGAACTACGTTAAGATATTAGAATACTTGTTGTCAAGTCAAGCACgtatatagcacatttcatatgACAGGTGTAGACTCAATGTAGTTCACAACATATCGCAAAAAATTTGCAGAGgtcatacaaaacaaaaatatgtaaaatgaGAACAGAAGAAATTTCATATAAAAAAGCATATAACATACAACCATGTAAGATAA
Proteins encoded in this window:
- the LOC139330507 gene encoding 5-hydroxytryptamine receptor 3A-like; its protein translation is MTEIKAAELIFICFMLLHGFVEALNCTSPTPKSLINALEKDLFPDKMVRPVNSFSDPLNVTITITIVGIAGVDEKSQTLTTVIWRILEWDIEGLSWDEKECGATRVSILRENLWIPDIHISEFMDEEESPQTPYVYLYNTGHVYDDKPVRVVTACKLIIYTFPFDIQNCTLTFGSFLHFASDIRVFNSTTAEDILEESKAVLETSGEWDLADITVSSSNLVISAGSYSELKYNLILRRRPVLYVVNLLIPSCFLITVDLFSFLLPPQSVDRSSFKMTLILGYTVFLLIMNDLLPVTGETTPLMNVFFSVSLALMVASLLETVFITKIQFSSSHFSAVPHWLSVLVLRYLAVIVCLPSKKKSTPITVYLNPSTRGQPMNSNIINTSVSHIHTISGGTRSVKPTAEPALDELKKLTKHLTAIRLQVDKHFQGSKTSQEWHMIGIVIDRLLFGLYLVFIIVSFITIVCIWIWSSSYKV